The genomic stretch CGACGCGGCCGCCTACAACGTGGAATACTGAAGACCAAGAGAGCCGGCCGGCCGGAACCTTATGGTGCCCGGTCGGCCGGCTCTGCTGGTTTTTCTTTGCGGCTCACCGTGCCCTGGAACAGGGCCATCAGTTCCCAGTCGGCCTCGCGGCGCACCTCCACGCGGTAGATGCCCAGGGTGCGGCCCACGCGCTCCGGGGTGGCCAGGGCCACGAGCACGTCGCCGGCGCGGGCCTGGCGCACAAAGCTCATGTGGGTATCAATGGCCACCCCCTGCGCGCCCAGGTTGCTGATGATGAACAGGGCCTCGTCGGCCAGGCCAAAGATCACGCCGTTGTGGGCGCTGCCGCGCCGGTTCAGCGCCGCGTCCCCTACCGTCACGGTCACGCGGGTCAGTTCAGGTAAAGCCTCCTGCACGGTCATGCCCAGGTGATCGGCGTAGCTCATGGCCCCAG from Deinococcus arcticus encodes the following:
- a CDS encoding hotdog fold thioesterase translates to MSYADHLGMTVQEALPELTRVTVTVGDAALNRRGSAHNGVIFGLADEALFIISNLGAQGVAIDTHMSFVRQARAGDVLVALATPERVGRTLGIYRVEVRREADWELMALFQGTVSRKEKPAEPADRAP